The DNA sequence ATTCTCTCCCATTGTACTAAATCATATGATGTATCGAATTCCAAATTATCATGGCCTCGCTAAGAGTAAGCACTATaccaaaatcagtttttaaaacatgcattcaaatgAGACGTTGAACatgtgttttgattaatttaatatatgaagaGTAAATAGTGTCTTTCAATATCGTTttcgtttttcttttctcatccTCCTTCAACACGTTTTCGATTTCAATTCCTTTCCAATCTCATTCGTGTTTGTTCTGCTGATGTTTGTTGAATCAGAATTATAAATAGATCTTGTATATGCTTTTAAAGAATAATGAGagttttttaatttggtgtAACCCTTTATAATCTTCCTTTGAATTTGTGAGTGAATATTGCTATAGAGTGATCTTGGAGTTAGGTGAGAGTGGTCTGAGTTTTCTGAAGAGAGATTGAGTGAGAGGGAAGTGTAATAGCTTAGATATTACACACTCgttttacaaattttcaacTCTATATTTAAGCTTTTGTTTCTTTCCTGttgttttcctttattttcattcaacaATAAAAGTCACCATGTTATGTTACCTATAAAATTATGTTGAGACtaagaaaacaattatataaatttttttaaaactcaataaataaaagaaattaatagaaatttaattctaatacttaaatttatcgtgaatttgaaatattgttaaaccttaaaatatttatcaagtaaATAAGTCAAATGGtttgttgaattttgtaaatagaaaataataataatattatctccaagaacattttaattatttattatttttcatatattttgcCACTAATGTTTTATAATGTTAATTTGACCTCTTACGATAAAATTTTGTCATCTTGCCCTAATCAGGGACACATGTATTGCTACACCAGCCGTGAACATCATCCAGTATCAGTTAAGTAACTAAAACAATGTCCatgaataaaattaagtaaataagaTAATTAGTGTTGGAAATTCATTGATAGATATTAAATACTTTGTCACCtacatatataatttcattattgtaTAGACGATTAAGAAAAGTcgtactcaaaataaaattgatagacattgaaatactttaaaaaaatatttatataattttagtacttgcaaaatatttgtaaaatataactaaatcgGTTATTTTGCAGTTGGTTTGGTTGAAGCGCTTTCGTCTTTGAATTCCCAAACCAAAACCgtgtaattatttatatacaCTGAGCAACCTAGCGCTTTCGTCTTTCTCTTCTTTCATACTGATGAAGGAGTGATAGCATCAATCTTTACCTTTTCCATTGAAATGGTCCAGTCTATTTTGTGGGGTTCAGTTGCACAGAAAGCATAAATAAACGCTTCTTTTTCAGTTTCAGGGACCCTTTTATTTTCCTTCACAATGGGTCCTCGACAGTGTCAAGTCTGCAACGAAGCTCCGTCCAAGTACAAGTGCCCTTCATGCTACTTACCTTAGTAAGCAAAAAAACCCAACCTTTAGTTTCTTCCTTCAAGCTTATTGTTGTTAATTTTGCTTTTGAGAATTCTTGGGTTGTTCCTTCTTCTTGCAGTTGTTCTCTGGTCTGTTACAAGAAACACAAAGGTATGGCCTTTAATTTATGGGCTCCTCATGTTGGTTGCATGCACGTTTCATGTTTGATGTAATGCGGGAAGGGTTCCCAAGTCAATGGAATGGAAAATATCTTATTCTATCTTCTTGTGCTGCTTGAGTACTAGATTCTGACTTCCATGgttctttattatttacttttacataTCGATCTTTATTGGCATTTGATACTCGATTCTGGAATTGATCAGACATACTTCAATGTTGCAGAATTGCCATGTGTCAAGCCGCAACCTTTGGAGGCCTTAACAAGTAAGTTTTATTCACCTCCCGAGGTAGTCTCTATATTATGATTGATTTTCCTTGTCACCTCTCCCATAGCAGATATTGGGATTTGTAGTTTTGTATCGATAGGTTCATGTCATTCCATTGCATCATTTAAGAGGAGGATTctcttttcatgttttcttcttaCCTGCCTTATCGATTGTGTATGTTGAAGTGAAGGGCATCCTTGTGGTGTAATGCTCAACGGATAGATGGGGTTTGGGGAAAGGTTGAACCCATCACAAGGTCCATGCTAGGAAGCCTTATCTTGTGATGGAATTAGCAAGATGCTAACTCCATGACAACCTTACCTTTCATATGCTAAAGTATTATGCAAAAATTTCAGTTTGACATGCGGCAGAAACTTAAGTGGCGTGTAATATCTGCTCTTTAGACATCTTCCTTGTAGTTTCCTGAAATTTTGTTATTCTTGGAAGTGCACTGCACTTTGACGTCAAACTAAAGCAATCAGCAATGTTTAAAGTATGGAATAAACTTCTTGTTGTTTTCGGAAACTAGAGTCCATGTAATAATTCATTTTCAGTGTTGGTAAGCATTTTGGGGATCTGATACTAACGTTTCTTATTGTTCATCAGCCGCTGTTTCAGAATCACTTGTAGAAAAGGCAGTAGTAGTTGGTGAAACAAGTGAGGTGTTGCAAAAATTCCAACTGGAGGCCATAGGTATATAAGAATGCCCAACTTGCAGGATCAAAGTACCAAAATGCAGTGGTGGATCcttcatatttgttaaatatttataatgattatgATTGTATTTTTGCTGCAGCCTCTTCCAGTGAGATTCGTGATTCTTTGAATGATAAAGCACTTCAGGATTTAATTTGTCGAATTGATTCTTCCTCAAATGCAGAGGATGTAAGAAATTCCTTTTTTCCCATctcattatattttcttaaaattttcacCTGTGTTGAATGTGTTAGTTTTAATACTCATCGAGGAGAAGTTAtagaaaaattttatttaaattttgtgtttcTCTGTTAGGAACTTGATAAGGCTATGGCAGAGGAGGCATTTCGCTTGTTCACTGACAAGGTACTGTTATATGTTGCTTCTGAACAATCTCTATAGGGTTGAGTCATGTTAGATAAATTCAAGTTGTCAAATACCTTTCCTTTTGTTCCATTGATTTCCAGATTTTATCAACCATCAATCCCTAACTGCAAGCACCGGTTGCTGAAAGGAGAATTTGTCAATCTGAAAGGAACCGCAGATAAGGCCTCCCCAATTTTGCTGGTTTTggttaatatttctttttcatttgcaCAGTTTTTCGCTGTGATTCAGCCGTcaatatatgaaaaatgttgAATCTTCATTGTGGCACTGTGTTGATAAAAAGATTGATTTTCCTTTGGCTCCCTTGAGATCTCGTGTAACGTTTTCATTTAACTGAATTTCAAGTCCCGGTGAATTAGTGTTTGTATTGATAATGACATGTGTTACGTGAACCAAGTTGGTTATTTAATAATTGGAGATGGAGAAAATTATACgatttagtataataataagatttaattttaattttaaattttaaagctTTTAGTTAATTTTGGTAATCAAGAGTTAACTGATTGAGCTGAGGTGGATTTAGCAAGTGGTATTCAGAATTCAGATATATTATAGTGAAACATATGATTGATACCATCTCAGATGTACTACGTTACCTTttccaaaaaacaaaattaagttgtTCATTATAGCTCTTGTAAGAGCTTTCTTAAATTTTTCTCTCCATAACGATGTGAATGTGGATGCTGGTTTCACTATCTCTTTTTTTACtgtcatttttatttcaaattacaaatttattctCATCTTCATGTATTTTGGTCCTGGATATCAAATTTTTGCCCTGTCTTCATTTGTATTGAGGAACAAACATACTTGGACCTGTCTTTGTATTGTAAggtttcaaatattaattaaacaattaaaacataaaataaaaataacaatggaATAAAGATGATACTATCTTGAAGATTTTTTTgaatatcaaagaaaaaaatcataattgtataaatatcaactaattatataatagagtaaataaattataagatttaggataattatataaatttgatagATTATCTAATAAACTAAAAgtgtatataatttaaaacaaatgtaAATGTGACGATAAGTATTAGGACAGAagatgtgtatatatatactcaGTAACTATACTTCTACTACTGTATTCAGTCAATATAAagatctttttattaaaatgagtaCGGTTTCGAATAATATCCATAAAGTTTTTatcattcttatttatttatttgtaatcgAAAATATGCACGGATACAAAAAacttccatatatatatatatatatatatatatatatatatatatatgttaataagtttaaaaaatatatattattatgctatccatatttttgaatatttgttaCATGTTGATATTAtcatatgtatataatttatgtttttttgtcagcttataatttattttaaaatttaatggtaatatttttaaattatttgtaatttttattggaataatattttagaatcaaccaatcaaaataaatttgtttataaaaacgttaataattgaataattttttaaaatttgagtagAATTATGCTTATTTATTGAGAtctatgaaattaaaattttttataaagagattcattttatttagatttatattttatgtgaaatttatttaaagagattcacatatttttttacacCAAATGATACTGTTTGTTCAAGGTATCCATCCCACCAATGTGTAACTTTTGTTCATCACTGGTTTGAACATAAATAAGTtggattctttttttaatatacgtCAAATTAAATTCGAGTTATTTAATTTACTTGTTAAACAAGTTTCAATGAATCGGAGATGAGTTGATATGTAATCAATAAAAAcctattataactttttttaagatttattttattataattattaatttatttgttaaattatataagttatcattttgatttttaCTTACCGTATGAAACAATTTGGAAAggcaaaaatatgtttaaatgaacttaatttatTAACTC is a window from the Vigna unguiculata cultivar IT97K-499-35 chromosome 7, ASM411807v1, whole genome shotgun sequence genome containing:
- the LOC114190453 gene encoding uncharacterized protein LOC114190453 isoform X1, producing the protein MLLTLVSKKTQPLVSSFKLIVVNFAFENSWVVPSSCSCSLVCYKKHKELPCVKPQPLEALTTAVSESLVEKAVVVGETSEVLQKFQLEAIASSSEIRDSLNDKALQDLICRIDSSSNAEDELDKAMAEEAFRLFTDKILSTINP
- the LOC114190453 gene encoding zinc finger HIT domain-containing protein 3 isoform X2, with amino-acid sequence MGPRQCQVCNEAPSKYKCPSCYLPYCSLVCYKKHKELPCVKPQPLEALTTAVSESLVEKAVVVGETSEVLQKFQLEAIASSSEIRDSLNDKALQDLICRIDSSSNAEDELDKAMAEEAFRLFTDKILSTINP